The proteins below come from a single Necator americanus strain Aroian chromosome V, whole genome shotgun sequence genomic window:
- a CDS encoding hypothetical protein (NECATOR_CHRV.G17567.T2): protein MHTHQFEHTVTGESSSQPIREPPSGPTNPISSRASPLQSVVESDASDFHVVVPQHRGQMAAHAASVSSARTRDRSRASSFCSCFSPTTSNSDTDDEDRPAQLSRNWNTSVTEVVRQQLALVGEATNQLAGPSISRRTMLNDEVTVHRIVEYSHHLVPDIDRILGSSYYWGVMDRFQAEQLLDGKPEGTFLLRDSAQTEYLFSVSFRRYQRTLHARIEQGNHRFSFDIHDQSVYSAPTVTKLIEKYKDPARCLFFEPQLTHPLYRSHVFSLQELCRGVIMTRTTYIGVASLRLPPKLKQFVRQYHYTVPVRTVNLQE from the exons ATGCATACTCACCAATTTGAACACACAGTGAC AGGTGAAAGCAGCAGCCAGCCCATTCGAGAGCCACCCTCTGGCCCTACCAATCCTATCAGCTCCCGTGCGTCTCCTTTACAGTCGGTTGTTGAATCAGATGCTTCCG ACTTTCACGTGGTGGTGCCTCAACATAGGGGACAAATGGCTGCACATGCGGCTTCAGTCTCGTCAGCACGTACTAGAGACAG GTCGCGGGCTTCCTCATTTTGTTCCTGCTTTTCACCAACTACAAGTAATTCGGACACGGATGATGAGGACAGGCCAGCACAATTGAGCAGGAATTGGAACACTTCCGTTACCGAAGTTGTAAGACAGCAGCTTGCGCTTGTCGGAGAAGCAACAAATCAATTAGCTGGGCCTTCAATTTCAAGGCGTACGA TGTTGAATGATGAGGTCACTGTGCATCGTATTGTGGAATATTCGCATCATCTAGTGCCAGACATCGACCGCATATTAGGCTCCAGTTATTACTGGGGGGTAATGGATCGGTTCCAAGCGGAACAGTTATTAGACGGAAAACCTGAAG GAACGTTCCTCCTTCGTGATAGTGCACAAACTGAATACCTTTTCTCGGTGTCTTTTCGCCGATATCAGCGTACACTGCATGCGAGGATTGAACAG GGAAATCACAGATTCAGTTTCGACATACATGATCAGAGTGTGTATTCTGCACCCACTGTAACGAAACTGATTGAGAAGTACAAGGATCCTGCCAG GTGTTTGTTTTTCGAGCCTCAGCTCACTCATCCGTTATATCGAAGTCATGTATTTTCCCTTCAA GAACTCTGTCGTGGTGTCATTATGACTCGAACTACTTATATAGGCGTGGCGAGTTTGCGACTTCCGCCAAAATTGAAACAGTTTGTTAGACAATATCATTACACCGTCCCTGTACGTACCGTGAATTTACAAGAATAA
- a CDS encoding hypothetical protein (NECATOR_CHRV.G17568.T1), producing MPLYSISQDFLARVFALPGFRPEIQRKLYYVDVRCTLLGSTLQHEEAHRFLTLVSTHFGAVGKGMVY from the exons ATGCCTCTTTACTCTATAAGCCAAGACTTTTTGGCTCGTGTGTTTG CCCTACCTGGTTTCCGGCCAGAAATTCAGCGTAAACTTTATTACGTGGACGTTCGCTGTACGTTACTCGGAAGCACATTGCAACACGAGGAAGCTCATCGATTTTTGACTTTGGTTTCCACTCATTTTGGAGCTGTTGGAAAAG GGATGGTGTATTAG
- a CDS encoding hypothetical protein (NECATOR_CHRV.G17569.T1) has protein sequence MQKRKVPDGVFWNTNGSKKGSKKYVNKHNIKYGESVAYPESCTPTTFCLCFIIFIHIILLLLMYAHTD, from the exons ATGCAAAAAAG AAAAGTTCCTGATGGGGTTTTTTGGAAT ACTAACGGAAGTAAAAAAGGTTcgaaaaaatatgtgaacaaACACAATATTAA atatggAGAAAGCGTAGCATACCCAGAATCTTGTACACCAACAACATTCTGTCTTTGCTTTATTATCTTCATTCATATAATTTTACTTCTATTAATGTATGCACATACGGACTAA
- a CDS encoding hypothetical protein (NECATOR_CHRV.G17570.T1), which translates to MKSMESLIRNSANRVENRQCLTGAADELHGATLVDPTTDIQESGTATTDCLEERTRPGNRETFEIKIDINPCRSCVPELLIAIGVTSTISTLMVLSTIILKYYF; encoded by the exons ATGAAGTCTATGGAATCTCTCATACG AAACAGCGCCAATCGGGTCGAAAATCGACAATGTTTGACCGGCGCAGCTGACGAACTACACGGAGCTACATTGGTG GATCCTACAACGGACATACAAGAAAGTGGCACTGCCACCACGGACTGCCTTGAGGAAAGAACAAGACCAGGCAACAGGGAAACgttcgaaataaaaat AGACATAAATCCCTGCCGAAGTTGTGTGCCCGAGCTTTTGATAGCAATAGGAGTGACATCGACAATTTCAACTTTGATGGTTCTTTCAACCATAATTTTAAAGTATTACTTCTGA